A DNA window from Candidatus Saccharibacteria bacterium oral taxon 955 contains the following coding sequences:
- a CDS encoding GTP-binding protein LepA, whose amino-acid sequence MSHITIQPLPGYKEVKPFVYAGFFPVSNEDYNDLKEAIEKLSLSDSALQFEPENSPVLGYGVRIGFLGLLHMDIIRERLEREYNLDLIVTNPSTDYQVSLTNGQELDIKSASELPDPAQIKEIREPWIDGEIVVPQDYIGAVIQLIVAKRGRQKNLSYIDERALISFTAPLANLLTDFYDQLKSVTSGYGSFNYELAGYQPEDLVRVDFYVAGEMVDALSVMCHRSEASGLGREIVKKLKEVVPRQSFEVAIQAAIGGKFIARENIGAYRKDVTGYLYGGDVSRKKKLLAKQARGKKRMKRFGKVDIPSEAFTVMLKRD is encoded by the coding sequence ATGTCTCATATCACCATCCAGCCCCTCCCTGGCTACAAAGAAGTCAAGCCCTTTGTTTATGCGGGCTTTTTCCCGGTGAGCAACGAGGATTATAATGACTTGAAAGAGGCGATCGAGAAGCTGAGCCTCAGCGATTCGGCGCTGCAGTTTGAGCCGGAAAATTCGCCAGTGCTGGGCTACGGTGTTCGGATTGGCTTCCTCGGCTTGCTGCACATGGACATTATTCGTGAGCGTTTAGAGCGCGAGTATAATTTGGACCTCATCGTCACCAATCCGAGCACGGATTATCAAGTCAGTTTGACGAACGGCCAGGAGTTGGATATCAAATCGGCTAGCGAATTGCCCGACCCAGCACAGATCAAAGAAATTCGCGAGCCGTGGATTGATGGTGAAATTGTGGTGCCGCAGGACTACATCGGTGCGGTGATTCAGCTGATTGTCGCCAAGCGCGGCCGGCAGAAAAATCTCAGCTATATCGACGAGCGGGCACTGATTTCGTTTACGGCGCCGCTAGCTAATTTGCTGACGGATTTTTATGATCAATTGAAGTCGGTGACCAGTGGTTATGGTTCGTTTAACTATGAGCTGGCGGGCTACCAGCCGGAAGATTTGGTGCGGGTGGATTTTTATGTAGCGGGCGAAATGGTCGATGCACTTAGCGTGATGTGCCACCGCTCGGAGGCATCAGGCTTGGGTCGCGAGATTGTCAAAAAACTCAAAGAAGTGGTGCCGCGCCAGAGTTTTGAAGTGGCAATTCAAGCGGCGATTGGCGGTAAATTCATTGCCCGAGAAAACATTGGCGCTTACCGTAAAGACGTTACTGGCTATCTATACGGTGGCGACGTCAGTCGCAAAAAGAAGCTCCTCGCCAAACAAGCTCGCGGTAAAAAGCGTATGAAGCGCTTCGGCAAGGTTGACATTCCGTCAGAAGCGTTTACGGTGATGTTAAAGAGGGATTGA
- a CDS encoding nitroreductase gives MSPADFEFLVSKAVKAPSGHNTQPWRFRQNGSVVEIHPDFDRRLPVVDPDDGELFVSLGCAAENLCLAAQNIGYESSVAVGDTGVIAVALTEGVDVKSSPLFEQIDLRQTNRSIYTGEEIALDALKRLQAIRSEDGVSVHYYARQTKQFNDIEQYVLQGNTHQMQNEAFKAELKSWMRFNKKHQDQTLDGLSYAVFGAPNLPRWMAKLIMSMAINAKTQNKADREKIASASHLVLFTTRENSRHEWVNLGRTLQRFLLTATELGIAHAYLNQPNEQPEIAAEMAKTLDLDGEYPTVLLRVGYGERQAYSKRRPIGDVIAAD, from the coding sequence ATGTCACCAGCTGACTTTGAGTTTTTGGTTTCTAAGGCTGTCAAAGCGCCGTCAGGACACAATACTCAGCCTTGGAGGTTTCGTCAGAACGGGTCGGTGGTGGAAATTCACCCTGATTTTGACAGAAGACTGCCGGTAGTTGATCCTGATGACGGGGAGCTATTTGTGAGCCTAGGTTGTGCGGCTGAGAATTTGTGTTTGGCGGCACAAAACATAGGTTATGAGTCTTCTGTTGCGGTTGGAGATACGGGAGTTATTGCAGTTGCGCTCACAGAAGGGGTGGACGTCAAGTCCAGTCCACTGTTTGAGCAGATAGATTTACGGCAGACCAATCGTAGTATTTATACTGGCGAGGAAATCGCGCTAGATGCGCTAAAGAGGCTACAGGCGATTCGCAGTGAAGATGGAGTGTCGGTTCATTATTATGCGCGTCAAACTAAACAGTTTAATGATATTGAGCAATACGTTCTTCAGGGGAATACGCATCAAATGCAAAATGAGGCGTTTAAGGCTGAATTAAAAAGCTGGATGCGATTTAATAAGAAGCATCAAGATCAAACACTTGATGGGCTGAGCTATGCCGTGTTTGGCGCGCCTAATTTGCCGCGCTGGATGGCTAAGCTGATCATGTCGATGGCTATCAATGCTAAGACGCAGAATAAGGCCGATCGCGAAAAGATAGCATCGGCTTCTCATCTGGTTCTCTTTACAACAAGAGAAAATAGTCGGCACGAATGGGTGAACTTGGGTCGGACGCTGCAGCGTTTCTTGCTGACTGCCACGGAGCTTGGGATCGCTCATGCCTATCTGAATCAACCAAACGAGCAGCCAGAAATCGCCGCAGAAATGGCAAAAACTCTTGATCTTGATGGGGAATATCCAACTGTTTTGTTACGCGTTGGTTATGGTGAACGGCAGGCTTATTCCAAGCGTCGGCCTATTGGAGACGTTATTGCGGCGGATTGA
- a CDS encoding GTP-binding protein, with the protein MIRNFCIIAHIDHGKSTLADRMMELTGTVDKREMKSQLLDSMDLEREKGITIKLAPVRMKYKDVDLNLIDTPGHVDFSYEVSRSLQACEGAVLVVDASQGIQAQTLANVYLAMEQDLTIIPVLNKVDLPAADVPRVSRQVINLLGCDESNIIHISAKTGQNVDQVLEAIVERIPAPTGQPDDPTRALIFDSYYDDYRGVILYVRVVDGQIKKGESIHMIATGANGLALEVGHLSPGMIPDPSLGTGEIGYIVTNLKTTREARVGDTVTLKKYMTKE; encoded by the coding sequence ATGATCCGTAATTTTTGTATCATTGCTCATATCGACCACGGTAAATCGACTTTGGCTGATCGTATGATGGAGCTGACTGGTACGGTCGATAAGCGTGAGATGAAGTCGCAGTTGCTTGACAGTATGGACCTCGAGCGCGAGAAAGGTATCACCATTAAGCTTGCGCCGGTGCGAATGAAATATAAAGATGTCGATCTCAATCTCATCGATACGCCCGGTCACGTTGATTTTAGTTATGAGGTGTCGCGTAGTTTGCAGGCCTGCGAGGGCGCGGTGTTGGTGGTTGACGCCAGCCAAGGCATTCAGGCGCAGACGCTGGCGAATGTGTACTTGGCAATGGAACAGGACCTCACGATCATCCCGGTGCTGAACAAGGTTGATCTGCCAGCTGCTGATGTGCCGCGGGTGTCCAGGCAGGTGATTAATTTGCTCGGTTGCGATGAGAGTAACATAATTCATATTTCTGCTAAAACCGGACAGAATGTTGATCAGGTTTTGGAGGCGATCGTTGAGCGAATTCCAGCACCAACTGGTCAGCCAGATGACCCGACGCGGGCGCTGATTTTCGATAGTTATTACGACGATTACCGTGGTGTGATTTTGTATGTGCGGGTGGTTGACGGCCAGATCAAAAAAGGTGAATCGATTCACATGATAGCGACTGGCGCTAATGGCTTGGCACTAGAAGTCGGCCATCTCAGCCCTGGCATGATCCCCGACCCGTCGCTCGGTACCGGTGAAATTGGTTATATCGTCACCAACCTCAAAACCACGCGTGAAGCACGAGTGGGTGATACGGTAACGTTGAAGAAGTATATGACGAAGGAGTGA
- the murJ gene encoding murein biosynthesis integral membrane protein MurJ, with protein MAKHSRVRSVVALANSKLSVQWAALLLSGSTMISSLLGIYRDRLLNGLYLDNYPAGIDAYTAAFMIPDFMYFILVSGALSVSFIPVFNQRLASGNKKSAWELSSSLVNFMAIVTLIASVLIIIFADPLVRCIVGPGLDEQGRSLAISMMRIIAVNPFLFAVATVISSMQQAVGRFTFLALAPTIYNVGIIIGAKFFTGGINICGWQVFDGGIMGVALGVVLGAMLQLIVSSIGLVGLGFDYQMKINWKNKGFRAVLRLLPPRSLDQGIDYINGIVEMNLASRMGDGVMRAYQQASSLSLMPVSLVGVAISNAAFPRMTERLADGRVDLFKQELRQVLRWIIWLAVPIGVVTFFARGYIVNFIKNGGNALIAGLLGALVLSILFRTIYHIAARTFYAQQDTKTPLYISLFTITLNIILALVFTNIFHWGVYGIAWAQSLVSVVEVVVLFSILSHRTPGLFTRQFASAVTRMLLAGVITGVVTYGMLQLFQLQNNDQSFIATFPKFLAITIVSFGTYVLLSRQFRLVEASPILQKINDLLFGRRH; from the coding sequence ATGGCCAAGCATAGTCGAGTTCGATCGGTCGTCGCTCTCGCTAATAGCAAGCTGTCTGTTCAGTGGGCAGCCTTGCTATTGTCTGGCTCAACAATGATTTCGAGCTTGCTTGGTATATACCGCGATCGTCTGCTCAATGGACTTTATCTTGATAACTACCCTGCTGGGATTGATGCCTATACGGCGGCATTTATGATACCTGATTTCATGTACTTTATTTTGGTTTCGGGTGCGTTGAGTGTGTCGTTTATACCAGTCTTTAATCAACGACTGGCGAGTGGCAACAAAAAGTCAGCCTGGGAGTTGAGCTCAAGTTTAGTTAATTTTATGGCGATTGTCACGTTGATCGCCAGTGTTTTAATTATTATTTTTGCCGACCCGTTAGTGCGCTGTATTGTTGGTCCAGGGCTTGATGAGCAGGGTCGCAGTCTGGCGATTAGTATGATGAGAATTATCGCCGTTAATCCGTTCTTGTTTGCGGTCGCGACGGTAATTTCTAGTATGCAACAGGCGGTAGGTAGGTTTACATTTTTGGCACTCGCACCGACGATTTATAATGTCGGCATTATTATTGGTGCAAAGTTTTTTACGGGCGGTATTAACATCTGTGGATGGCAAGTGTTTGACGGCGGCATCATGGGCGTTGCGCTTGGCGTGGTGTTGGGAGCGATGCTTCAGTTGATTGTTAGTTCGATTGGGCTTGTCGGCCTTGGGTTTGACTATCAGATGAAGATAAACTGGAAGAACAAAGGTTTTCGGGCGGTGCTACGACTGCTACCTCCACGCTCACTTGACCAGGGGATTGATTATATTAACGGTATCGTTGAGATGAACTTGGCATCTCGTATGGGTGATGGTGTGATGCGCGCTTATCAGCAGGCGTCATCTCTCAGTCTTATGCCAGTTAGTCTTGTTGGCGTTGCGATCAGTAATGCTGCATTCCCGCGTATGACTGAACGTTTGGCTGATGGTCGAGTAGATTTATTCAAACAAGAACTTCGCCAGGTTCTTCGTTGGATTATATGGCTTGCGGTGCCAATCGGAGTTGTTACATTTTTTGCGCGTGGTTATATCGTCAACTTTATTAAAAATGGTGGTAATGCACTTATTGCTGGTTTGTTGGGTGCTTTGGTGCTGTCTATCTTGTTTCGTACGATATACCACATTGCGGCGCGGACTTTTTATGCTCAGCAAGACACCAAGACACCGCTATATATATCATTGTTCACCATCACACTTAATATTATTTTAGCACTGGTATTTACAAATATATTCCATTGGGGTGTTTATGGAATTGCTTGGGCCCAATCACTTGTGTCGGTCGTTGAGGTGGTAGTTCTGTTTAGCATTTTGAGCCATCGAACGCCCGGGTTGTTTACGCGGCAGTTTGCGAGCGCGGTAACAAGGATGCTTTTAGCGGGAGTGATTACTGGTGTCGTAACTTATGGTATGCTACAGCTGTTCCAGCTTCAAAATAACGACCAAAGCTTCATAGCGACATTCCCGAAGTTCCTAGCGATCACGATTGTGAGTTTTGGTACGTATGTACTTTTGTCACGCCAGTTTAGGCTTGTTGAGGCTAGCCCAATCCTCCAAAAAATAAATGATTTGTTATTTGGAAGGAGACATTGA
- the hflB gene encoding ATP-dependent zinc metalloprotease FtsH, with amino-acid sequence MPKRPKANLSNTIRLGLFWAILILATLAVWAYTTTRETLKDVAISQVISDANAGKLKSIKGEGSNLTITRKDQDKPSEKSYIHGGVSALLKDNILNDTGKKVVSDSAPSEAGTTFWNIATIIVPALLIIGLFLLMMRQAQGQSSQAINFGKSKAKLYGLDKERVVFDDIAGNDSAKQDLEEVVDFLKHPKKYETLGAKIPKGVLLVGNPGTGKTMLARAVAGEASVPFFSISGSEFVEMFVGVGASRVRDLFQKAKKNAPAIIFIDEIDAVGRKRGSGMGGGHDEREQTLNQILVEMDGFEAGTNIIVLAATNRADVLDPALLRPGRFDRHTTISLPERKDREAILKVHFKNKPVDDTVNLDKLAAKTAGSSGADLANIANEAAIVAARRNAKRISNDDLTEAFEKVAIGPERKTKVMNEQEKEMTAYHEAGHAIVGHVLPDSDPVHKITIIPRGGTGGVTWFLPPEDKSYTNVYEFKDILARAMGGRIAEKLIYGDDGITTGAGSDLRKATEIARDMIIEQGMGSKLRDQVFHEDSGGMVFDKITHERPYSDATAQEIDKEVEALIKEAARRAEVVLKANRPLLDKLKAALIEHETLEEEEVTDIMVGAKLPVEAKLH; translated from the coding sequence ATGCCGAAACGACCAAAAGCAAACCTGAGTAATACGATTCGTCTGGGGCTGTTCTGGGCAATTCTGATTTTGGCGACCCTAGCCGTTTGGGCGTACACGACGACACGCGAGACGCTCAAAGATGTCGCGATATCTCAGGTGATTAGTGATGCTAACGCAGGAAAGCTGAAAAGCATCAAGGGTGAGGGCAGTAACCTCACGATTACCCGTAAAGATCAAGACAAGCCGTCTGAGAAGTCATACATTCACGGTGGCGTCTCGGCACTTCTAAAGGACAACATCCTCAACGATACAGGCAAAAAGGTTGTGTCAGATAGCGCACCATCAGAGGCTGGAACGACGTTTTGGAATATTGCGACGATTATAGTCCCCGCCCTACTAATTATCGGGCTATTCTTGTTGATGATGCGTCAGGCTCAGGGCCAGAGTAGTCAGGCGATCAACTTCGGCAAGTCAAAGGCGAAGTTGTACGGACTCGATAAAGAGCGAGTTGTGTTTGATGATATCGCTGGTAACGACAGCGCAAAGCAGGACCTGGAGGAGGTGGTTGATTTCCTCAAGCACCCTAAAAAATACGAGACACTTGGCGCTAAGATTCCAAAGGGCGTGTTGCTTGTCGGCAATCCTGGCACCGGTAAGACGATGTTGGCTCGTGCTGTCGCGGGCGAGGCTAGTGTCCCGTTCTTTAGTATTTCTGGCTCAGAGTTTGTCGAGATGTTTGTTGGCGTTGGCGCCAGCCGTGTCCGAGACCTGTTCCAAAAAGCCAAGAAAAATGCACCAGCAATCATATTTATTGACGAAATTGATGCGGTGGGTCGTAAACGCGGTAGCGGTATGGGTGGTGGCCACGATGAGCGTGAGCAGACGCTTAACCAGATTCTAGTTGAGATGGATGGGTTTGAGGCTGGTACAAATATAATTGTTCTGGCGGCAACCAACCGAGCCGATGTACTTGACCCTGCTCTTCTCAGGCCGGGTCGGTTTGATCGTCATACGACAATTAGTCTACCAGAGCGAAAAGACCGCGAAGCAATTCTAAAAGTTCATTTCAAAAATAAACCAGTTGACGATACTGTAAACCTAGATAAATTAGCCGCCAAGACTGCCGGTTCAAGTGGAGCTGATCTTGCAAATATTGCTAATGAGGCAGCAATTGTTGCCGCTCGTCGAAATGCGAAGCGGATTTCAAACGACGATTTGACAGAAGCGTTTGAAAAAGTCGCAATTGGTCCTGAGCGCAAGACAAAAGTGATGAACGAACAAGAAAAAGAGATGACGGCGTATCATGAGGCCGGTCATGCGATCGTTGGCCATGTGTTGCCAGATAGCGATCCTGTTCATAAGATTACGATTATCCCTCGTGGTGGGACTGGTGGTGTGACATGGTTTTTGCCTCCTGAAGACAAGAGCTACACGAATGTCTATGAGTTCAAAGATATTTTGGCGCGGGCAATGGGTGGACGTATAGCGGAGAAGTTGATCTACGGCGATGATGGTATCACAACTGGTGCCGGGTCGGATCTACGCAAAGCGACAGAGATTGCGCGCGATATGATTATTGAGCAGGGCATGGGGAGTAAACTTCGCGACCAGGTGTTTCATGAAGACAGCGGTGGCATGGTGTTTGATAAGATCACACACGAGCGACCGTATAGTGACGCAACGGCGCAAGAGATTGACAAGGAGGTCGAGGCGCTAATCAAAGAGGCGGCTCGTCGTGCTGAAGTGGTGTTAAAGGCTAATCGTCCATTGCTTGATAAGTTAAAGGCCGCGCTGATTGAGCACGAAACTCTCGAAGAGGAAGAGGTCACAGATATTATGGTTGGAGCGAAGCTTCCTGTGGAGGCAAAGCTCCACTAG
- the tilS gene encoding tRNA lysidine(34) synthetase TilS has product MNYIVAVSGGVDSVVLLDMLTKTDHRLIVAHVDHGIRGDDSQADARFVRVLAGLYGLPFISTSLHLGCRASEESARKARYGFLFEQAKKYNAKVVTAHHRDDLVETIALNLCRGTGWRGLAVLGRSDVVRPLISLSKDQIYDYAIRNKLEWVEDSTNSSEVYLRNRLRRRIGRLLSATDSIKLAKLRARQLQLRHDIDREVGRLGIYARGSRYFIGQIDETCAVELIGAEIELLRGNRLLRQQLIRALYAIKVGRPGTNYDVGDSVRLHLTSRKYEVTVI; this is encoded by the coding sequence ATGAATTATATTGTTGCTGTCAGTGGCGGTGTTGATTCAGTGGTGCTACTGGATATGCTCACAAAAACTGACCATCGACTGATTGTCGCTCATGTCGATCATGGCATTCGTGGCGACGACAGCCAGGCTGATGCACGTTTTGTGCGCGTACTTGCCGGGCTATATGGACTACCATTTATTTCGACGTCGCTTCATCTTGGATGTCGAGCAAGCGAAGAGTCTGCTCGTAAGGCTCGGTATGGTTTCTTGTTTGAGCAAGCAAAAAAATACAATGCTAAGGTCGTCACTGCGCATCATCGTGATGATTTGGTCGAGACAATTGCCCTCAACCTCTGCCGTGGTACAGGCTGGCGAGGGCTAGCGGTACTCGGTCGCTCTGATGTCGTTCGTCCGCTAATTTCGCTTTCTAAGGATCAGATTTATGACTATGCTATTCGAAATAAGCTCGAATGGGTGGAAGACTCAACAAATAGTAGTGAGGTGTATTTACGAAATCGATTGCGTCGGCGAATCGGTCGTTTATTATCGGCGACGGACTCAATAAAGTTGGCGAAGTTGAGAGCGCGACAATTACAGCTGAGACATGATATCGATCGAGAGGTGGGGCGACTTGGTATATACGCTAGAGGTAGTCGGTATTTTATTGGGCAGATTGACGAGACGTGTGCTGTTGAATTGATAGGAGCTGAGATAGAGTTGCTACGAGGGAATAGATTGCTGCGCCAGCAACTAATTCGTGCGCTCTATGCGATAAAAGTTGGACGGCCAGGTACGAATTATGATGTTGGCGATAGCGTTAGACTCCATCTGACCTCTCGAAAATATGAGGTAACGGTGATATAA
- a CDS encoding FAD-dependent oxidoreductase yields MAKKHNFDYDLIVIGSGAGGSAAATIAAREGKKVAIIESDTFGGDSPNWSDVPTKALLHAAQLYDEARRGARFGLRSATLSYNYPSVLAWKDLAVKRTGAAGNRKFYESQNIDTFAGYAHFLSPNEVSVNRKHLSAARFLVATGSHWVAPHIPGLDKIPYLTPRTILEATRPPKSIYIIGGGTIGVEIAQLLAIFGTKVYLAEIAARILPKEEEEVGELIERILREDKKVTALTQTRTLSAVKDGLGYRVTFLRGGVEKSVRVDEVLVATGRTPNLDLGLENASIAYDPTGITTNEHLQTSARHIYAAGDVLGHSSHTHTALLESRIVAHNLFAKNQITPDYTATPRLTFTFPGVATVGYTEDDCIKRDLRVNTALAPLNIIARSNTSDFRDGFVKLITDKRGVLIGATVVAPHAAEIIHELALAIKHGMTARDVANTPHAFLSWSEAVRVAAGKLVK; encoded by the coding sequence ATGGCAAAAAAACACAATTTTGATTACGATCTGATAGTTATCGGTAGCGGTGCAGGCGGTTCTGCCGCCGCAACAATTGCTGCTCGCGAGGGAAAAAAGGTAGCAATTATCGAATCAGACACATTTGGCGGTGACTCTCCCAACTGGAGCGACGTGCCGACAAAAGCCCTTCTACATGCCGCCCAACTATATGATGAAGCCCGTCGTGGAGCAAGGTTTGGCCTCCGCTCGGCGACTCTCAGCTACAACTACCCAAGTGTACTGGCCTGGAAAGATCTCGCCGTAAAACGAACTGGAGCTGCCGGTAATCGCAAGTTCTACGAATCACAAAATATTGATACATTTGCGGGTTACGCCCACTTCCTATCTCCGAACGAAGTGTCAGTCAACCGAAAACACCTGTCAGCCGCACGCTTTTTGGTAGCAACTGGCTCTCATTGGGTCGCACCCCATATCCCTGGCCTCGATAAAATCCCCTACCTGACACCTCGCACCATCCTAGAAGCAACCAGGCCACCAAAGAGTATCTATATTATCGGCGGCGGTACGATTGGCGTAGAAATTGCTCAATTACTCGCAATATTTGGGACTAAGGTATATCTCGCGGAAATAGCCGCTCGAATCTTGCCCAAAGAAGAAGAGGAAGTGGGTGAACTAATCGAACGAATCCTGCGTGAAGACAAAAAAGTCACAGCCCTTACGCAAACTCGCACCCTATCAGCAGTCAAAGATGGTCTCGGCTATCGAGTCACCTTCCTACGCGGCGGCGTCGAAAAATCAGTGCGTGTCGACGAAGTGCTTGTCGCTACGGGTCGCACACCAAATCTCGACTTAGGTCTAGAAAATGCCTCTATCGCCTATGATCCAACTGGCATCACGACAAACGAGCACCTCCAGACAAGCGCACGCCACATTTATGCCGCTGGCGATGTTCTCGGACATTCTAGCCATACACACACTGCGCTCCTTGAGTCACGCATTGTCGCCCATAATCTATTTGCAAAAAACCAAATAACTCCTGATTATACTGCAACCCCGCGCCTCACCTTTACCTTTCCAGGTGTTGCAACCGTTGGCTACACTGAAGACGACTGTATTAAACGCGATCTTCGCGTCAATACAGCGCTAGCCCCACTAAATATCATTGCCCGCAGCAATACTAGCGATTTTCGCGATGGCTTTGTTAAACTTATCACCGACAAAAGAGGCGTTCTGATTGGGGCAACCGTCGTCGCCCCTCACGCCGCCGAGATTATCCACGAACTTGCCCTCGCCATTAAACACGGCATGACGGCACGAGATGTTGCAAATACACCACACGCCTTCCTCTCCTGGAGCGAGGCAGTACGTGTAGCAGCCGGAAAGTTAGTAAAGTAG
- the trmB gene encoding tRNA (guanosine(46)-N7)-methyltransferase TrmB encodes MSELLDPNDFIITRKRKKYKFAKFHNAKNCFEFEEWQRQAVDIVEVGAGTGLFSLELAKRHPEKRVVAVDVKADRLQFGAYRALEEGVENISFIRARADQIGELFPAHQVSKIWLTFSDPFPRQRSAGRRMTHPTFLRRYHDILRPDGGLYIKHDSPDFFAWTLEQLVGEGWLIDELAFNLHESDLSDDYKILTSYETRWLDDGRTTSFVRARPPIGQSLDHLS; translated from the coding sequence ATGAGTGAATTATTAGACCCAAACGACTTCATAATCACCCGCAAGCGTAAAAAATATAAATTTGCAAAATTTCACAATGCCAAGAACTGTTTTGAGTTTGAGGAGTGGCAACGACAGGCCGTCGATATAGTTGAGGTTGGGGCGGGAACTGGCTTATTTTCGCTAGAGCTTGCAAAACGTCACCCTGAAAAGCGAGTTGTAGCTGTTGACGTAAAGGCGGATAGGCTTCAATTTGGAGCTTATCGGGCACTCGAGGAGGGTGTGGAGAATATTTCGTTTATAAGAGCGCGCGCTGATCAGATCGGTGAGCTGTTTCCTGCCCATCAGGTAAGTAAAATTTGGCTAACGTTTTCTGATCCGTTTCCTCGTCAACGCAGTGCTGGGAGGCGTATGACGCACCCGACATTTCTCCGGCGATATCATGATATTTTGCGACCAGATGGAGGGCTTTATATCAAGCACGACTCCCCGGATTTTTTTGCATGGACGCTAGAACAATTGGTCGGAGAGGGGTGGCTAATTGATGAGTTGGCGTTTAATCTTCATGAGAGTGACCTGTCGGACGACTACAAGATACTGACCAGCTACGAGACACGCTGGCTCGACGACGGTCGAACTACCTCATTCGTACGTGCACGTCCACCGATTGGACAATCTTTAGACCATTTGTCATAA
- a CDS encoding mechanosensitive ion channel, producing MLETLTQCATTILIGLACYWLGPLIINWLMTHIFVTHYQRTLHKKDLEKRQRTLGGMFTNVWRIIVVVIALYFILQAVIGKEQAFTLLAPLFASAGIIGVALGFGAQSLVKDFISGIFIISENQYRVGDVIEIEGFGGTVERIGVRSTVIRDVDGNVHFFPNGMVQHIINKTMGYSMARFTLAVAPDTDIDKVAKIIDKIGLKLASEEKWKDKVLEAPRYVMMGEFTATAINLIVSGKTQPSDQWSVTAEMRRRILEKFDQEGIEIGTIPVIPTTPKKK from the coding sequence ATGCTTGAAACACTAACCCAATGCGCAACCACAATTCTAATCGGTCTTGCCTGTTATTGGCTTGGGCCACTTATCATCAACTGGCTAATGACCCACATATTTGTTACTCATTACCAGCGAACTTTACACAAAAAAGACCTCGAGAAGCGCCAGCGTACCCTGGGCGGTATGTTTACGAATGTTTGGCGTATCATCGTCGTAGTTATAGCCTTGTATTTTATTCTGCAGGCTGTCATTGGTAAGGAGCAAGCATTCACGCTTCTTGCGCCACTGTTCGCTAGTGCCGGCATCATTGGCGTCGCTCTCGGTTTTGGCGCTCAGTCTCTCGTCAAGGACTTTATCTCGGGTATTTTTATAATTAGCGAAAATCAATATCGTGTCGGTGATGTTATCGAAATCGAAGGTTTTGGCGGTACCGTTGAGCGCATAGGTGTAAGGTCGACAGTTATACGTGATGTTGACGGCAACGTTCATTTCTTCCCCAACGGCATGGTACAGCATATTATTAACAAAACCATGGGCTACAGTATGGCGCGATTCACTCTAGCAGTAGCGCCAGACACCGACATCGATAAAGTCGCAAAGATTATTGACAAAATTGGACTTAAACTTGCCTCAGAAGAAAAATGGAAAGATAAAGTCCTTGAGGCGCCTCGTTATGTGATGATGGGTGAATTTACTGCAACCGCCATCAATCTAATCGTCTCAGGCAAAACCCAACCTTCTGACCAATGGAGCGTTACCGCAGAAATGCGCCGTAGGATCCTAGAGAAATTCGACCAAGAGGGAATTGAGATCGGTACCATACCAGTAATTCCGACTACCCCAAAGAAAAAATAA